The Fragaria vesca subsp. vesca linkage group LG2, FraVesHawaii_1.0, whole genome shotgun sequence genome includes a window with the following:
- the LOC101303866 gene encoding 40S ribosomal protein S8-like: MGISRDSMHKRRATGGKKKAWRKKRKYELGRQPANTKISSNKTVRRIRVRGGNVKWRALRLDTGNFSWGSEAVTRKTRILDVVYNASNNELVRTQTLVKSAIVQVDAAPFRQWYLQHYNVDIGRKKKTAAKKDAKDVAAEEADGTTEETKKSGNLLRKLEKRQKDRTLDSHIEEQFSGGRLLACISSRPGQCGRADGYILEGKELEFYMKKLQRKKGKSAGAAA; encoded by the exons ATGG GTATTTCCAGGGACTCTATGCACAAGAGGCGCGCCACTGGTGGCAAGAAGAAAGCTTGGAGGAAGAAGCGAAA ATATGAGCTTGGTCGTCAGCCAGCAAATACCAAGATCTCTAGCAACAAAACTGTAAGGAGGATCCGTGTTAGAGGTGGCAATGTGAAATGGAGGGCCCTGAGATTGGATACTGGAAACTTTTCCTGGGGTAGTGAGGCTGTCACTCGCAAGACACGTATACTCGATGTGGTGTACAATGCTTCAAACAATGAACTTGTTAGGACACAGACTCTTGTGAAGAGTGCAATTGTTCAGGTGGATGCTGCTCCTTTTAGGCAATGGTATCTACAGCACTACAATGTTGATATCGGGAGGAAGAAAAAGACTGCTGCTAAGAAGGATGCCAAGGATGTTGCTGCAGAG GAGGCAGATGGCACCACAGAAGAAACCAAAAAGAGTGGCAATCTCTTGAGGAAGCTTGAGAAGCGCCAGAAAGATCGTACTCTTGATTCCCACATTGAAGAGCAGTTTAGTGGTGGTAGGTTGTTGGCTTGCATTTCTTCCCGCCCAGGCCAATGTGGCAGAGCTGATGG GTACATTTTGGAAGGGAAAGAATTAGAGTTTTACATGAAGAAACTCCAGAGGAAGAAGGGGAAGTCAGCCGGTGCTGCTGCATAA
- the LOC101303573 gene encoding probable xyloglucan glycosyltransferase 6-like — MSPAPNNHEFQEWWNKQRQTNPENSLLLHDDSAGHILTVEISSPGADRTVGKDRSRSARQLSWLWLLKLQQIAAFFASVANSFVGLIRTANRRIASPDSPADSSSSRLYRVIKVFLIFVLLLLFVELVAYFKGWHFSPPTVRSAEVVGIVYANWLHVRVNYLAPPLQSFTNVCIVLFLIQSVDRVVLVLGCLWIKFRRVKPKANMEYKTTPSSEEEGGTENVEDYPMVLLQIPMCNEREVYHQSIATVCIQDWPRERMLVQVLDDSDDLEVQLLIKAEVQKWQQRGVPIVYRHRLIRTGYKAGNLKSAMSCDYVKNYEFVAIFDADFQPGPDFLKKTIPYFKGNDDLGLVQTRWSFVNKDENLLTRLQNINLSFHFEVEQQVNGVFINFFGFNGTAGVWRITALEECGGWLERTTVEDMDVAVRAHLCGWKFIYLNDVKCLCELPESYEAYKKQQHRWHSGPMQLFRMCFVDILRSKVSVTKKANLIFLFFLLRKLILPFYSFTLFCIILPLTMFLPEAQIPAWVVCYVPGVMSVLNILPAPRSFPFIVPYLLFENTMSVTKFNAMISGLFQFGSSYEWIVTKKLGRSSEADLVAYEKEADPLLETTAGLQRSASESGLADLTKLGTSKKPGKRRRNRLYRKELVIAFVLLTASARSLLSAQGIHFYFLLFQGITFLVVGLDLIGEQVS; from the exons ATGTCTCCGGCGCCGAACAACCACGAGTTTCAGGAATGGTGGAACAAGCAGAGACAAACCAACCCCGAAAACAGCCTCCTCCTCCACGACGATTCCGCCGGTCACATACTCACCGTCGAGATCAGCAGCCCCGGCGCCGATCGGACGGTCGGCAAGGACCGTTCCCGGAGCGCCCGCCAGCTCTCCTGGCTCTGGCTCTTGAAACTCCAACAAATCGCCGCCTTCTTTGCCTCCGTCGCCAATTCCTTCGTCGGCCTCATCCGCACCGCCAACCGCCGCATCGCCTCCCCCGATTCGCCGGCCGACTCGTCCTCCTCGCGCCTCTACCGCGTCATCAAGGTCTTCCTGATCTTCGTGCTCCTGCTGTTGTTTGTTGAGCTCGTGGCCTACTTCAAGGGCTGGCATTTCAGTCCGCCGACGGTGAGGTCCGCCGAGGTCGTCGGAATCGTCTACGCCAATTGGCTCCACGTCAGAGTCAATTACCTGGCGCCGCCGCTGCAGAGCTTCACCAACGTCTGCATTGTGTTGTTTTTGATACAGTCCGTGGACCGCGTCGTTCTGGTGCTCGGATGCTTATGGATCAAGTTCCGGCGAGTCAAGCCCAAGGCCAACATGGAGTACAAAACGACGCCGTCGAGTGAGGAGGAGGGCGGGACTGAGAATGTGGAGGATTATCCTATGGTGCTGTTGCAGATCCCTATGTGCAATGAGAGGGAG GTGTACCATCAATCGATTGCGACGGTTTGTATTCAGGACTGGCCGAGAGAGAGGATGCTTGTGCAGGTTTTGGATGATTCCGATGATTTAGAGGTTCAGCTTCTTATCAAGGCTGAAGTACAAAAGTGGCAGCAAAGGGGTGTTCCCATAGTGTATAGACATCGGCTTATACGCACAGGGTATAAGGCAGGGAATCTTAAGTCTGCCATGAGCTGCGATTATGTTAAGAATTATGAGTTTGTGGCCATATTCGATGCTGATTTTCAGCCAGGACCGGACTTCTTGAAGAAGACCATTCCTTATTTCAAG GGTAATGATGATCTAGGATTGGTCCAGACAAGGTGGTCTTTTGTAAACAAGGATGAGAACTTGCTCACCAGACTGCAGAATATAAACTTATCGTTCCACTTTGAGGTTGAACAACAAGTCAATGGTGTGTTTATCAACTTCTTTGGTTTTAACGGTACAGCTGGTGTCTGGAGGATTACGGCCCTCGAGGAATGTGGTGGTTGGCTGGAAAGGACTACTGTTGAGGACATGGATGTCGCAGTTCGTGCTCATCTTTGTGGATGGAAGTTCATATATTTGAATGATGTCAAG TGTCTTTGTGAACTTCCAGAGTCCTATGAGGCATACAAGAAACAGCAACATCGCTGGCATTCTGGTCCAATGCAGTTATTTCGCATGTGCTTCGTTGACATACTCCGCTCAAAG GTGAGTGTGACCAAGAAGGCAAATTTGATATTTCTCTTTTTCCTCCTCCGGAAGCTTATACTGCCATTTTATTCATTCACTCTATTTTGTATCATTCTTCCATTGACCATGTTCCTGCCAGAAGCTCAAATACCAGCATGGGTGGTTTGTTATGTTCCTGGAGTTATGTCCGTCTTAAATATCCTTCCCGCACCGCGTTCATTCCCCTTTATCGTCCCTTACCTTCTCTTTGAGAATACCATGTCCGTCACAAAATTCAATGCCATGATATCAGGCTTGTTTCAGTTTGGAAGTTCCTATGAGTGGATAGTTACAAAGAAATTAGGAAGATCATCAGAAGCAGATTTAGTTGCTTATGAAAAGGAGGCTGACCCTCTATTGGAAACTACAGCTGGTCTTCAGAGATCGGCCTCAGAATCGGGGCTTGCTGATCTGACTAAACTAGGGACATCTAAGAAACCTGGCAAAAGGAGAAGAAACCGTTTATATAGGAAGGAACTTGTAATAGCCTTTGTATTGTTGACTGCTTCAGCAAGAAGCTTGCTGTCTGCCCAAGGAATTCACTTTTACTTCCTACTATTTCAAGGGATAACCTTTCTAGTGGTTGGTCTCGATTTGATTGGAGAGCAGGTTAGTTAA